The nucleotide sequence ACCGGGACATCGCCGATGCTCTGGTGGGCGCTCGCGCCACTGAGCAGGGCGCCATCGACCGCACTCTGATTGACCTGGACGGCACGCCGGGGAAATCGCGGCTTGGCGCGAACGCGATCCTGGGGGTCTCGCTTGCGGTGGCCCGCGCCGCCGCCGTGGAGGCCGGCGAGCCCCTGTATCGCTTCCTGGGGGGCGCCGGCGCCACCGTGCTGCCTGTTCCGATGATGAACGTGCTGAACGGGGGCGCCCACGCCGACAACAAGGTCGACTTTCAGGAATTCATGGTGGTCCCCGCCGGCGCCCGGAGCTTCTCCGAGGCGGTGCGGGTCGGAGCCGAGGTCTTTCACGCTCTCAAGGGCATCCTGAAGCAGCGTGGCCTGGGGACGACGGTCGGCGACGAAGGCGGGTTCGCCCCCGACCTGGACTCCAACGAGGCGGCCCTCGAGGCCCTCGTGGCCGGCATCGAGGCGGCGGGCTATGAGGCGGCCAAGGACGTCTTCATCGCCCTCGATCCGGCGACGAGCGAGCTGTACGGCGACGGCGCCTACGCGCTCCGGCACGAGGGCCGGTCGCTGCCGTCCGCCGACCTGGCGGACTACTGGATGGACATATGCGATCGATATCCGGTGGTCTCGCTCGAGGACGGGATGGACGAGGAGGACTGGGACGGCTGGAAGGCGCTCACCGAGCGGCTCGGCGAGCGGGTGCAGCTCGTGGGCGACGACCTGTTCGTAACCAATCCCGAGCGTCTGCGGCTCGGCATCGAGCGTGGCGTCGCGAACTCCATCCTCGTGAAGCTGAACCAGATCGGCACCCTGACCGAGACTCTGGAGACGATCGGGATCGCCCACGAGGCCGGCTATACCGCGGTGATCTCCCACCGCTCGGGCGAGACCGAGGACACGACGATCGCCGATCTGGCGGTTGCCACCGGCAGCGGCCAGATCAAGACGGGAGCTCCCTCACGCTCCGATCGGGTGGCGAAGTACAACCAGCTCTTGCGGATCGAGGAGGAGCTCGGCGAGCGAGCCTCATATCCGGGGATCAGCGCCTTTCGAGCGTTTGCAGCAGGAAGGTAGAGCCCGGGCGCCGAACCATGGAGCGTGAGCGCTCGCGCCTATCGGGTGGCACCACGCCGGCAGGCCCGCGGACGGCCGGCGAGCCGCATTCACTGGGACAAGCTGGGCCGCGTCGTTCTGGTGATCGTGCTGTTCGTGATCCTGTTCTCCTACGTGAATCCGGCGGTCAACTTCATCGATGCCTGGCGAGACTCGCGCGCTCAGCGCAGCGAGCTGGTCGAGCTGCGAAAGGAGCACGAGCGTCTGGCCGCCAAGGCGGCCGCCCTCGACGACTCCAAGGCCGCCGTCCGGGCGGCGCGCAAGCTGGGCATGGTCACAAACGGCGAGCGTGCCTACGTGATCCGCGGCCTGGACAAATAACTCCGGCGACTCCGCGCTCAACACCGTGAGCGTCGCGTTCGTCATCGCGCCGACGGGCGACCGCACGCTCACCGTCGGTGCGTATGTGGGCGGCGTCCTCGAGCTGGCCGTGGTGCTGGCGGCGCTCGCCTTCGGCGCCTACCGCGTGCGCGCCCTGCTCCTGCCGGGCTGGTCCGGGGCGCCGGCACGGCTGGCGGAGGGAGTGCTGGGGGTGGCGGGCCTGATCTGGGTCTGCGAAGCGGTGGGGACGTTCGGCGGATTCAAGGAGGGCATCGTGCTCGGCGCCCTCGTGGTGACGGGCCTGGCCGCCGGCCTGGTGGCCACCAGGCTGGCTGACTCGAGGCCCGCGCGGTCGGCCACCGGGCCACCGGCGCCCCCCACCTGGGGCCTCGCCCGCGCGGTCGCGGTGCTGACGTGTGCGGCCCTCGCCGCCGCCTGGATGGTGCCGACCCTGGGGACGCTGGCGGCGGGCATGGATCGCGCCGACAGCCTCTGGTACCACATGCCGCTCGCGGCCCGGTTCGTGCAGACGGGCTATCTGGGCCACATCGAGTTCTTCGACCCGATCTTCCTGGCCTCGTTCTATCCCGCGAACTCCGAGGTCCTGCACGCCGTCCCGATCCTGTTCACGGACCGCGACAGCGTCTCGCCGCTGCTCAACCTGGGCTGGCTTTCGGCGGCCCTGCTCGCGGCCTGGTGCATCGGCCGGCCTTACGGCTTTGCGCCGCAGGCCCTGATCGGCGCCTCGCTGGCGCTCGGCTCGCAGAGCCTCGTCGAGTTCCAGGCCGGCGAGGCGCTCAACGACATCACGGGCCTCGCCTTCCTCCTCGCCGCCGTGGCGCTCTTGGTCAACGGGTACGCGTCGGCCAGGGGCCCCGACTCCGGGCGTACGATCGCTCCCGCGGTGCTCGCCGTGGCCGGGATCGCGGCCGGGCTGGCGGCGGGGACGAAGCTCTCCTTCCTGGCGCCGGTCGCGGCGCTCACGATTGCCGTCGTCGTCATCGCCCAGCGGAGTACGCGCCTTCGCGCCGCCGCGTTCTGGGGCATCCCGATGCTGGCTGCCGGGGGCTATTGGTACGTGCGCAACCTGATCGCGGTCGGCAACCCGATCCCCTACATAGGCTCGCTGGGCCCGATCTCGCTGCCCGCCCCGGACCGCGACTTCCAGCTTCGGCCCGACTTCGCCGTCGTCCACTACTGGAACGACACGGACGTGTGGCGGCACTGGTTCGCACCCGGCTTGAACGACTCGTTCGGGACCCTCTGGCCGCTGACCCTGGTGGCGATGGTGGTGGTCTGTGTGCTGGC is from Solirubrobacterales bacterium and encodes:
- the eno gene encoding phosphopyruvate hydratase; translated protein: MPTIERIHARQILDSRGNPTVEVEVTLDSNATGRAAVPSGASTGEFEATELRDGGEAWNGKGVEQAVSNVNRDIADALVGARATEQGAIDRTLIDLDGTPGKSRLGANAILGVSLAVARAAAVEAGEPLYRFLGGAGATVLPVPMMNVLNGGAHADNKVDFQEFMVVPAGARSFSEAVRVGAEVFHALKGILKQRGLGTTVGDEGGFAPDLDSNEAALEALVAGIEAAGYEAAKDVFIALDPATSELYGDGAYALRHEGRSLPSADLADYWMDICDRYPVVSLEDGMDEEDWDGWKALTERLGERVQLVGDDLFVTNPERLRLGIERGVANSILVKLNQIGTLTETLETIGIAHEAGYTAVISHRSGETEDTTIADLAVATGSGQIKTGAPSRSDRVAKYNQLLRIEEELGERASYPGISAFRAFAAGR
- a CDS encoding septum formation initiator family protein; amino-acid sequence: MSARAYRVAPRRQARGRPASRIHWDKLGRVVLVIVLFVILFSYVNPAVNFIDAWRDSRAQRSELVELRKEHERLAAKAAALDDSKAAVRAARKLGMVTNGERAYVIRGLDK